The region GATGGTGCTGGGGACCTCCAGTGGGGCCGGCAAATCCCTGATGACAGCAGCCCTCTGCAGGGTGCTGCACCGCCGCGGTGAACAACCGCTGCCCTTCAAGGGGCAGAACATGAGCAACAACGCCTGGGTGGATGCCGACGGCGGCGAGATGGCGTACTCCCAGGCGATGCAGGCCTGGGCCGCCCGTCTGGAGCCTTGCTGTGCCATGAATCCCGTGCTGCTCAAGCCACGGGGCGACAGCACCAGTGAGGTGATCCACGGCGGCAACAGCGTTGGCCTGGCCCGAGCGGAGCACTACTACCGCGACTGGTTCCGTCCTGGCTGGCAGGCGATCCGTGAAGGGCTGCAGACCTTGCAACAGCGATGGCCCAACGGTCGGCTGGTGCTGGAGGGGGCCGGCAGTCCGGTGGAGGTGAATCTGCAACGACGGGACCTCACCAACCTGCGGCTGGCCCAATACCTGCGAGCCAACTGCCTGCTGGTGGCGGACATTGAACGTGGCGGCGTGTTCGCACAGATCGTCGGAACGCTGGAACTACTACGCCCGGTGGAACGGCCGTTGATCAAAGGGATCCTGATCAACCGCTTCCGCGGCCGGCGGGAGTTGTTCGATGAAGGACGCACCTGGCTGGAGGAGCACACCGGTGTGCCGGTGCTGGGGGTGATGCCCTGGCTCAACTATCTGTTTCCGCCGGAGGATTCCCTCGATCTGCTGGAGCGCAAACCCAACCGAGGACCCACCGATCTGGAGATCGCAGTCCTGAAACTGCCGTCGATCAGCAACTTCTCCGATCTGGACCCCCTGGAGGCGGAACCCAGCCTGCGGCTGCGCTGGGTGCACCCTGGCGACACCCTCGGAAGCCCTGATGCCGTGCTGCTGCCTGGCAGCAAGCAGACGCTGAACGACCTCACTGTTTTGAAAACATCTGGCCTGGCCGACCAGATCAGACGCTATGCCGATCACGGGGGGAACGTCTTCGGTATCTGCGGAGGTATGCAGTTGATGGGAGAGCAGCTCGAGGATCCAGATCAACTGGAAGGAGGTGCGTTGCAAGCAAGTGGTCTGGG is a window of Synechococcus sp. A15-24 DNA encoding:
- a CDS encoding cobyric acid synthase, translated to MVLGTSSGAGKSLMTAALCRVLHRRGEQPLPFKGQNMSNNAWVDADGGEMAYSQAMQAWAARLEPCCAMNPVLLKPRGDSTSEVIHGGNSVGLARAEHYYRDWFRPGWQAIREGLQTLQQRWPNGRLVLEGAGSPVEVNLQRRDLTNLRLAQYLRANCLLVADIERGGVFAQIVGTLELLRPVERPLIKGILINRFRGRRELFDEGRTWLEEHTGVPVLGVMPWLNYLFPPEDSLDLLERKPNRGPTDLEIAVLKLPSISNFSDLDPLEAEPSLRLRWVHPGDTLGSPDAVLLPGSKQTLNDLTVLKTSGLADQIRRYADHGGNVFGICGGMQLMGEQLEDPDQLEGGALQASGLGLLPLITQFTTSKVLRQREVELSWPIRTTVQGYELHQGLTHPTERSLAASISEEEGLGWHVQGNNAGTYLHGIFDNGSWRRSWINRLRTAKQLPSLPLDQPHHALQREQLLNRLATSFDEHVQWHKLLQ